The Stenotrophomonas sp. ZAC14D1_NAIMI4_1 DNA segment TCGGGCCGTACCCGGGCGTTACCGCGGTGCGCGAGACGCTGAACCTGATGCACAAGCTGTTCAAGCTGCGCAGCTGCGAGGACAGCGTTTTCCGCAACCGTTCGCGGCCCTGCCTGCAGTACCAGATCGGCCGCTGCAGCGCGCCTTGCGTGGACCTGGTACCGGCACAGGAATACGCCGAATCGGTGCGCCGCGCCACGCTGTTCCTGGAAGGCAAGAGCGACGAGCTGACCCGCGAGCTGGGCGAGCAGATGCAGGGCGCCAGCGAGGCGCTGGAGTTCGAGCAGGCCGCGCGCCTGCGTGACCTCATCGCTTCGCTGCGCAGCATGCAGACCCGCCAGTACGTGGATGGCCGCGCCGCCGACCTGGACGTGCTGGCGGTCGCCATGCAGGGCACGCAGGCCTGCGTGCTGCTGCTGGCCTTCCGCGATGGACGCAACCTCGGCACCCGCCCGTTCTTCCCGCGTACCAATGGCGAGGACAGCCCGGAAGAGGTACTGGCCGCGTTCGTGTCGCAGTACTACATCGAATTCGAGCCGCCGCGCGAGATCCTGCTGGATCGGCAGATTCCCGACGCCGACCTGCTGGTGGCCGCACTCTCTGCCTCGGCCGAGCGCAAGGTGCAGCTGAAGTGGAACGTGCGTGGCGAGCGCGCCGGCTACCTGGAGCTGGCCAGCCGCAACGCGCAGCTGACCCTGGCCACCGAACTTAACAGCCGCAACGCGCAGCACGCGCGCAGCGAGGCCCTGCGCGAGATGCTGGGCCTGGCCGAGCCGGTCAAGCGGGTGGAGTGCTTCGATATCAGCCACACCATGGGCGAAGCCACCGTGGCCTCGTGCGTGGTGTTCGATGCCGCCGGCCCGGTGCGTGCGCAGTACCGCCGTTTCAACATCAGCGGCATCGAGCCCGGCGATGATTACGCCGCCATGCACCAGGCCATCGACCGCCGTTTCCGCCGTGCGGTGGAAGAGCAGGGCGTGCTGCCCGACGTGCTGCTGATCGACGGTGGCGCCGGCCAGCTGGCCCAGGCGCAGGCCGCCCTGGCCGACCTGGGCGTGGAAGGGGTGCTGCTGGTGGGCGTGGCCAAGGGCGTGGAGCGCCGTGCAGGCCACGAAGCACTGGTGATGCCCGATGGCCGCGAGCTGCGTCCGGGCGCGGCCAATCCTGCGCTGCAGTTCATCCAGCAGGTGCGCGACGAAGCGCACCGCTTCGCCATCACCGGCCACCGCGGCCGCCGGCAGAAGGCCCGCATGACCAGCAAGCTGGAAGACATCCCCGGCATCGGCCCGCGCCGGCGTGCCAGCCTGCTCAAGCATTTCGGCGGCCTGGTCGGCCTGAAAGCCGCCGGTGAAGCGGAAATCGCCAAGGTCGAAGGCATCAATGATGCCCTCGCCGCACGCATCTACGCTAACCTGCACGGGTTGGCCACGCCTGACCCGGCCGAGTAGAGAGAGAAGCAAGCCGCATGAAGTTGACCCTGCCCACCTGGCTGACGTTGTTGCGGATCGTGATGATCCCGGTGCTGGTGCTGGTGTTCTACCTGCCCTACACCTGGACCAATTTCGCATCCGCGGCGATCTTCGGCCTGGCCGCCATCACCGACTGGCTCGATGGCTGGATCGCGCGGCGGTACAAGCTGGAATCGGCGTTCGGCGCCTTCCTCGATCCGGTGGCGGACAAGTTGATGGTGGCCGTGGCGCTGTTCCTGATCGTGCAGGGCCACCCGACGCCGTGGATGGCGTTCTGGGCGGCGGTGATCGTCGGCCGCGAAATCGCGGTGTCGGCGCTGCGCGAGTGGATGGCCGAGCTGGGCCAGCGCGCCAAGGTGCGCGTGGCGATGATCGGCAAGGTGAAGACCACCGCGCAGATGGTCGCGCTGCTGTGCCTGCTGTATTCGGTGGCGCCGAACGTGCCGGTCAACGACATCTGGATGGGCCCGCCGGTGTTCCATATCGGCGACTGGACCCTGGCCATCGCCGCGGTGCTGACCCTGTGGTCGGGCCTGCAGTACCTGCATGCCGCCTGGCCGAGCCTGCGCGAAGACGAGCGCGCCGCGCGCGAGCGTTCGCGGCAGAAGAAGCTGGGCAACTGAGCTCCGGGGGCGGATCCCTTTCCGCAGGAAAGGGCTATGACCCCATGGTCGCTCCCATCCGCGCATGGCGCGGATCTACTGGGGTATGCCACCCCGGGGTCGGATCCCTTTCCACAGGAAAGGGCTATGACCCCATGGTCGCCCCCATCCACGCATGGCGTGGATCTACTGGGGTATGCCGTCTTCGACGTGTACATGGTCCATTGATGCGGATGTAAATCCGCCAATGAAATGCGCTTCGCGATGCTCTGGGCGCTTGGGTGCAAAGGCGCCTGATCGGAGCGCCCAGTCGTACGCGCCTTCATTCAACGGATAGCAGGTGAGCACCCCTGTCAGCGCGTGCTTGGCCGCCCATGACAGGCCGGCCTCACGATTGCCAAAGACGCCCCCGGCGAAGCGCGCGCCTGCGCCGTGGAAGACCCAGATCTCAGTGGGTTCGGTGTTGATGTTCGCGCCTCGGCTGGATGTACACCGGCATGGATACTACATGTCGGTCGCTTCGCGAAGCCCCCTGAAAAAACCGCTTGACGCCATTCCCAGAACAGGTAGAATTTCGCCTCCCAAGCGGGAATAGCTCAGTTGGTAGAGCGCAACCTTGCCAAGGTTGAGGTCGCGAGTTCGAGTCTCGTTTCCCGCTCCAGATTCAAGAAAAACGCTCCCGAAAGGGAGCGTTTTTCGTTGTGCGGTTACGCCGCCCCTCAATCCCCATCCTGTGCCGACGTCCGCGAACGCATGCCGGTGATGCGTGCTTCTTCGCGTGCCACCTGGCGGTCGGCAAACCACTCCTGCACGTCGCCTGCAAAGCTTGCCGGCCGCCCTTTGCCCTGCACGCCTTCGGCAATCGAGGCCAGGCTGGAACGCGCCAGTTCCTCGCGCATGGCCTTCTGCGCATTGATCATCACCGCATGGATGCCGCACACCCCGCGGTTGGCCCAGCGCGGTGGACTGCCATCGAACAGCGCGCAGCGCCCACGGATTTCCTGGCAGTCGAACAGCGCTTTCTGGCCTTCCACCGCATCGACGACATCCAGCACGCTGATGTCTTCAGGCGCACGCGCCAACTGGTAACCACCGCGGATGCCACCGGTGGACTCGACGATGCCGGCCTTTTCCAGCTTGGGGAAGATCTTGGCCATGAAGGCCGCCGGCACGCCCTGCAGTTCGGCAAGGTCGCGGCTGCTTGGGCGCTGCTCCAGCGGCGGGACCAGCCAGAGCAGGCAGTGAAGGGCGTACTCGACGCCCGTTCCAATGTGGGCCATGGGAGCGGTCCAGAAAAATATAACGCGGACTATAGAGGCCTGAGTTACCCGCCGCAAGCGCATGGAGCGCCGTCCAGTGCATTGATTTCATTGGCGTTATGCCTGTGGAAGGGGCGTGTGGGGTTGCCCGCTGTCCTGAACGGCGGCCGCCACCGCGCTTGCGTGGCATAACGCGGACTCATATGATCCGCGTTATGTGGTGCGCCGGCGCAGCACATCCCCGTGCCCCTGCCGCCTGCGCATCGGGCTGCATGACCCCTCGTTTCCCATAAGGATTTCTTTCCGTGTCCCAACGCATTCTTGTCATCGGCGCTGGCTTTGCCGGCATGTGGAGCGCGCTCGCCGCTGCCCGTCTTCTCGACCAGGCCGCGCGCCGTGATGTTGAGATCGTGCTGGTTGCACCGTCCCCTGAACTGCATGTGCGCCCGCGCCTGTACGAGAAGGGGCCCGAGCGCATGAAGGCGCCGCTGCAGGCGATCTTCGATGCGGTGGGCGTCCGTTACCTTGCCGGGCGCGTCGAGCACATCGACGTCGGCAAGCAGCAGGTGCAGGTGGTGGGCGCGGCGGCCGATGCGGCAGCGCAGACGCTGCACTACGACCGCCTGGTGCTTGCTGCCGGCAGCCGCCTGAACTGCCCGCCGATTCCTGGCCTGCAGCAGCATGCGTTCAACGTCGACCAGATCGCCGATGCAGCGCGCCTGCAGGCGCACCTGGAGGGCCTCGGCGAGCGCACGCAGAGCGCGGCGCGCAACACGGTGGTGATTGCAGGCGCAGGCTTCACCGGCATCGAAACCGCCGCCGAAATGCCGGCGCGCCTGCGCGACGTGCTGGGTGCCGATGCTGCAGTGGACGTCATCATGGTCGAGCGTGCCGATGCGTTGGGTCCCGACCTGGGCGAAGGCCCGCGGCCGGTCATCACCCAGGCCCTGACCGAGCTGGGCGTGTCCTGGCGGCTGGGTTCGGGCGTGGCCAGCGTGGATGCGGATGGCGTGACGCTGGAAAACGGTGAGCGCATCGACGCCGCAACCGTCATCTGGACCGCCGGTGCACGTGCCAGCGCGCTGACCGCGCAGATCCCCGGCCAGCACGACGCTGTGGGTCGCCTGCACGTAGACCGCACCCTGAAGGCGAAGGGTGTCGACGCGGTGTTTGCCACCGGCGACTGCGCGCATGCTGCCACCGACGACGACGGCAACGTCGCGATGATGTCCTGCCAGCACGCGATGAACCTGGGGCGCTCCGCCGGCCACAACGCCGCCGCTGACCTGCTCGGGGAGGCGATGATTGACTATGCGCAGCCCAAGTACGTGACCTGCCTGGATCTGGGCCCGTGGGGTGCTGTCTACACCGAAGGTTGGGACCGACAGGTAGTGCTGTCCGGTGCCGAAGCCAAGGCGCTCAAGACCCGCATCAACACCGAATGGATCTATCCGCCCACGGGCGAGCGTGCGGAGATTCTTGCGTCGGCCGACCCGCTGCGGATCGTGGTTGCCTGATGTCGCAGTGAGCTGCCGAGTGCAACGCCCGCGCCAACGGGCGTTGCGCTTCCGGTGCGTTGCGCGCCGTGGAGCGCTTCATCCCCACTTCACCGGCACTCCATGGCCCCGCCACGCGCGCAGGCCACGCTGCATCTTCGTTCCCCTATGGTGATGCTGCGATGCCCCACATGTCCTCCGCCTACGACCACGATCTGGTCATCGTCGGCGCAAGCTTTGCCGGTGCGGCCTGTGCATTGGCCGCAGCGCAGTACGGTCTTCGCGTCTGCGTGCTTGAACGCAAGGCAGACCCCGGCGAGCGCCTGCACACCACCGGCATCGTGGTGAAGGAGGCGATGGAACAGACCTGGCTGGGCCACATTCCCGATCACCTGGTGCAGCGCGTCGCGCGCGTGCGCCTGTATGCGCCCAACCTGCGCAGCGTGCAGCTGCAGGCGCCGGGCTACTACTTCCTCACCACTGACACCCCGAACCTGATGCGCTGGCTCGCTGCCGAGCTGCGTGCCAGTGGTGTCGATCTGCGCCTGCAGCAGTCCTTCCGCCAGGCCGAAGTCGATGGCGATGGCTGGCAGGTGGAGGGGGCAGGGCGGTGTGCCTATCTGGTCGGTGCCGATGGCGCCCGTTCGCGCGTGGCCCGGCGCACCGGCCTGGGCCAGGTGCGCGACCACCTCCATGGCGTCGAGCGTGAATTCGACGGGCTGCAGCTGGCGCGGGGCGATGCGCTGCATTGTTTCGTCAGCAGGCGCTATGCGCCGGGCTACATCGGTTGGGTCGCACAGAACCCTGCCGGTGTACAGGTGGGTCTCGCCCTGCGCCATCAGCCGATGCAGGCGCGGGTGCCGGAGATCGATGGCTTCATCGAACACGTGCGCGACATCGTCGGCATCGCGCCGTCCTTGAAGCCGTCGTCCACCCGCGCCGGGCTGGTGCCCTGCGGCCTGCCGGATGGACCGATCACCGGCCCCCGTCTGGTCCTGACCGGAGATGCGGCCGGCATCGTCTCGCCGCTGTCGGCCGGCGGCATCCATTCATCGTGGCGTCACGGCTGGGCGGTCGGTGATGCCATCGGCCGGCACCTGCGTGGCAAAGGACCGCCCGCCGAACAGGTGGCACGCCGGGTGGCACCCACCTTCCGCCGCAAGCGCGTGCTGCGCTGGGCGATGGACCACCTGCAGCAGGACTGGCCGGTCGACGCGCTGCTGCGCACGGCAACGATGCGGCGCGTCGCCGAGCAGATCTACTTCCACCAGCGCGGGGTGCGGGCTGACTGACACGCTGGGCGACGCTCAGGCGGTGGGTGGTGTCGCCCTGATCTTTGCCAGGCCCTTGACCAGCGACTTGATGTTCTCGGGGTCGCCGCCGCGATCCAGGCGGTCGGACCAGCGCGCGAAGTACTCACGGAACAGCCGGTTGCCGTCATCGGTGAGGTTGTCATTCGTGACCTGGAAGGTCTCGTTCAACGATCCATCGGCGTTGTAGGGGGATTCCAGCAGCAGCTCGTTGTCCACCAGAAAACGCATCAGGACTTCGGTCATCTGGGTGACGAGGCGGCGGTAGTCTGCGTTCTTGCTGCGCGCAAGCATGGCAGGGTAGGTGTATCTGATGATGATCATGATCGTGATGCTGCGGACGCTCAGCCTGCAGGCCTGCTGCGCCGCGCCTTTTCTTCCTTGTAGAAGGTCACATACCGGCGTTCCATCTCCTTGAACGTCCGGTTCCCGCCCCGTGCTTCGGCGCGCGCGAACCATTCGAAGGCCTGTTCAAGGTCGCCCATCTCGTAGTGCGCCTCGCCAACATCGCTGAGCACCTTGTGTGACTTCGGCGAGCCGACCTTGAGCACCTGCTCGCTCCAGGCCAGTGCCAGCGGGTAGTCGCCCTGCCGGAACGCGATGGCGCGCAGGCGATCGGTGACGAACAGCCCGGGCATCTGCCATTGCTGCCAGTTCTCAGGAAACTGTTCCCACACCGCCAGGAATCCAGTGCGCGCCTCGTCGAGACGGCCACGGAAATAGTGGGCTTCGGCGGCTTCTTCCAGAGCCATCAATGCGGCACCGCCGTCGGGCAGTGTCTGGTACATCTCGAAATCGGGTTGCATGACCGAGGCCTCCTTGGCGGGGGTCAATGAAAACAGGGGGGCGGGCATCACCGCGCCTCGCCCTCCGGGGCGATACCGTAACA contains these protein-coding regions:
- the uvrC gene encoding excinuclease ABC subunit UvrC translates to MTDVTAPAFDGKAFAAQLSTAPGVYRMYAADDTLLYVGKARALRNRVGSYFNGSPKNARIMSMLSQIARMDVTVTRSEGEALLLENQLIKSLSPRYNVSLRDDKTYPHVLLTREDWPRIALHRGPRAIPGRYFGPYPGVTAVRETLNLMHKLFKLRSCEDSVFRNRSRPCLQYQIGRCSAPCVDLVPAQEYAESVRRATLFLEGKSDELTRELGEQMQGASEALEFEQAARLRDLIASLRSMQTRQYVDGRAADLDVLAVAMQGTQACVLLLAFRDGRNLGTRPFFPRTNGEDSPEEVLAAFVSQYYIEFEPPREILLDRQIPDADLLVAALSASAERKVQLKWNVRGERAGYLELASRNAQLTLATELNSRNAQHARSEALREMLGLAEPVKRVECFDISHTMGEATVASCVVFDAAGPVRAQYRRFNISGIEPGDDYAAMHQAIDRRFRRAVEEQGVLPDVLLIDGGAGQLAQAQAALADLGVEGVLLVGVAKGVERRAGHEALVMPDGRELRPGAANPALQFIQQVRDEAHRFAITGHRGRRQKARMTSKLEDIPGIGPRRRASLLKHFGGLVGLKAAGEAEIAKVEGINDALAARIYANLHGLATPDPAE
- the pgsA gene encoding CDP-diacylglycerol--glycerol-3-phosphate 3-phosphatidyltransferase — its product is MKLTLPTWLTLLRIVMIPVLVLVFYLPYTWTNFASAAIFGLAAITDWLDGWIARRYKLESAFGAFLDPVADKLMVAVALFLIVQGHPTPWMAFWAAVIVGREIAVSALREWMAELGQRAKVRVAMIGKVKTTAQMVALLCLLYSVAPNVPVNDIWMGPPVFHIGDWTLAIAAVLTLWSGLQYLHAAWPSLREDERAARERSRQKKLGN
- a CDS encoding Rrf2 family transcriptional regulator, whose protein sequence is MAHIGTGVEYALHCLLWLVPPLEQRPSSRDLAELQGVPAAFMAKIFPKLEKAGIVESTGGIRGGYQLARAPEDISVLDVVDAVEGQKALFDCQEIRGRCALFDGSPPRWANRGVCGIHAVMINAQKAMREELARSSLASIAEGVQGKGRPASFAGDVQEWFADRQVAREEARITGMRSRTSAQDGD
- a CDS encoding NAD(P)/FAD-dependent oxidoreductase: MSQRILVIGAGFAGMWSALAAARLLDQAARRDVEIVLVAPSPELHVRPRLYEKGPERMKAPLQAIFDAVGVRYLAGRVEHIDVGKQQVQVVGAAADAAAQTLHYDRLVLAAGSRLNCPPIPGLQQHAFNVDQIADAARLQAHLEGLGERTQSAARNTVVIAGAGFTGIETAAEMPARLRDVLGADAAVDVIMVERADALGPDLGEGPRPVITQALTELGVSWRLGSGVASVDADGVTLENGERIDAATVIWTAGARASALTAQIPGQHDAVGRLHVDRTLKAKGVDAVFATGDCAHAATDDDGNVAMMSCQHAMNLGRSAGHNAAADLLGEAMIDYAQPKYVTCLDLGPWGAVYTEGWDRQVVLSGAEAKALKTRINTEWIYPPTGERAEILASADPLRIVVA
- a CDS encoding NAD(P)/FAD-dependent oxidoreductase — protein: MPHMSSAYDHDLVIVGASFAGAACALAAAQYGLRVCVLERKADPGERLHTTGIVVKEAMEQTWLGHIPDHLVQRVARVRLYAPNLRSVQLQAPGYYFLTTDTPNLMRWLAAELRASGVDLRLQQSFRQAEVDGDGWQVEGAGRCAYLVGADGARSRVARRTGLGQVRDHLHGVEREFDGLQLARGDALHCFVSRRYAPGYIGWVAQNPAGVQVGLALRHQPMQARVPEIDGFIEHVRDIVGIAPSLKPSSTRAGLVPCGLPDGPITGPRLVLTGDAAGIVSPLSAGGIHSSWRHGWAVGDAIGRHLRGKGPPAEQVARRVAPTFRRKRVLRWAMDHLQQDWPVDALLRTATMRRVAEQIYFHQRGVRAD